Sequence from the Alkalispirochaeta americana genome:
CCGTTCCCATTCCGAACACGGAAGTTAAGCCCTCTCGCGCCGATGGTACTGCCGCAAGGTGGGAGAGTAGGTCGTCGCCAGACGTTTTTTTTTGTGCTTGTATAAAACCCGGCTGCCAGAAACGAGCGTAAAAAACGTCTGGGTACCCCGGTGTGTACCGCAGGGGCGCATGTATGGCTACAATCAGGACAGTGGGGGCATGCGCTCTGAGAGGTAGGACGAGATCATCTGCTCGGTGTCCAGGGGCATATCGACGTATTCAAAGGCGATGCTATCGCTAACCCGGACAACCTTCATCTTTATCGATGCGATCTGCGCTCCCAGCAGGAGTGATGCAGCAGTTATAATCGCATACGTATCAATGCGTGACGTCTCCTCCGGTAAAATCGGGCGTGCCAGCAAACCTCCGCTGGAAATATCAATTATTTCACAACAGACAAGTCGAAACGTATAGGGATTTGTAAAGATACAGCGAATGGAATCGTCGCGGGAGGGCATGTATCGTGCTGCGCTTCGAACATCCAGGCTTTGATAATAGCGTGTTACAATACCCCTCAGGCGTTGAGCTGTCTCCTCATTGGAGAGGGCCTCGGTGATTATGGCGTTCACCTGCAAGTATTCAGCCTTTTCAGCCTCGGCATCGTCGAAAGAATTATTCACGGTGAGAATAAAAACCGTCTCCCGCCGACTGAAGGTATTTCGCAGATAGGCGATGAAGGGTTTCCAATGTCTGGGGTAATCTGTTGCCGAGAAAAGAACGATCTGGGGCTCTATCTCCTCAAGATTGTCCATGGCTTTGATAGGATTGTCGTAGCAGATTACATCGGTATCCCGATGGCTTAAGGATTCCTGAATATACGGGCGTAGTTCGGCGCTCTCGCTTACAAGCATCACGGTCATTCGTTGATCGCCTCATTTGGGAGATTTTCTACATTGTAACCAATAATCTCCCAGAAACCGTTTCTTCGCTCAAGACGAAAGGTATAGCGCTTCCGCTCTCGGTAACGCTCATAATCAAAAGAGAGCAGGGTCACTACCTGACCTTCGTTGGGAGAGTAGCTGGTCTGAAGGATTTCATACGTCTTTGGAACTTGTACAAGCGCGGCGTCTGCGCCCGAGGGTTGGCCAATAAGAGTCTCCCGGAACTCCCGAACCGCCTCAATCTGGTCTCTCTCGCTCATCAGACGGAATCGGCGGTCGCGTTCAGGACTCTGGCGGTATATTTTTTCCAGATTAAGGTACAGAAAAAAACGATCCCAATTCTCCTGGCGTCGGGCTTCCAGGAAATACTCAACAATCTCGTCGGGGCTTTTTCGCTCCCGCTCGAGTCGTGCTTCGGTGATTGCCTGAAACCGCATCTCCTGGCGTATTTCCGGGGAGTGTCCCGGCCGTATGGAGAGAGGAATGGTGTTTGATACAATGCGCTGACTGGCCCCTCCCCGGAAGAGGTCGGGGTAAAACTCTGCCCGAATCCGGTATTGCCCTGCCGTATCCAGGGAAACGTAATCCGTCAGAGCCTCGATAAACCGAAAGTGTTCTCCCGGTTCAAGTGTTACTGTGCGATAGAAAACTTGATTCGTTGTTCTCCCTATGATAAATTCTTTCGAGTTTTCCAAGGATCTGTTCGAGGAATCAGTGACGGAGAAATCCAGGTTAAATAGCCGGTTGTCAGCGATCTTGAACTGGGCGCTTTCGGGAGTCTGGTTCTCCACTGAGACCGCAATATAGATGGAGCTGTCGGGAAAGTAGATATCTTCGTCAAAGAGCCGGATCGAGACTGTTAGAGCCTCGATACAGAGAGGAAAGACAACACATACTAGCAGATAGGCCAGACTAAACGTTCGGCGATTTTGCAACATAGGACCTCAATCACAATGTCGACAAATTCCAGCAAAACCTTACTCAAAGAGCAGTTAACTTCCCGTTTTGGCGGGAATCCCCAGATGCTTGAGCTGTCACGGGCGGTGAAAAATGGCCCCTTGCCTCTTTCGGTGCGGGGAGCAAAAACAACCTTCGCAAGTTACCTGGTCTCACGAATCTTTGGCGACATGGAAGGGCCTCTTCTGGTGGTGGTTCCCAACGAGAGTGAAATTGCTCCGCTCAGGGGAGACCTGGAGCTTTTCGGGCTTGATCCAATCTCTCTTCCTTCCTGGGGAACCAGTGCCTACGCAGAACCTTCCTCCCGTTCTTCATCCTGGGGCGAGCGGATGCGGGCTATGGTAGAACTGAACCGGGGAAAGCGCCGTATTGTGATAGCACCCTTGCGGGCGATGACGATGCGCACCGCCAGGCCCAAAAGCCTTTTGAGACACATTATTACGCTGGAGACAGGAGCTCCTTTCGATCCGGTAAAAATATCGCAGCAGCTGATTCAGATGGGGTACTGGCGCGTTCCAAAGGTGAGTGTCCACGGTGAGTTCGCCCTTCGGGGAGAGGTGCTGGATATCTTCCTGCCAGGGTGGGAGTCTCCCTGCCGGGTGGTCTTCGATTTCGATGAAATCTCCGGAATCCGTCTCTTTGATGCTGTTACCCAGGCGTCGCGAGAGAAAATCCCGTCGCTTCAACTGTACCCTCTCAGGGAAACGGCCTGGACTCAGGAGGAGCGACGCGACCTCTTTCAGGAAGCGCTCCAGTGGCCCGAAATGCGGGCCGTGAAAGATCAACTTCCTGATCTTGCAGAACGGGAGTTATCGCCCCCTTACTGGACGGCCGCTTTTGCCCAGGAGCTTCAGCAGAGCGCTACAATCCTGGATTTTCTTCACGCTGATGGTCGGGTAATCTGGATCGACCCCCAGAGAATCCTTGCCCTGGGGGAAAACTTCCGGAAAGAGTTCGAGACTATCTTCGCCGAAGAACACTTTCGTCGTCCCCTGCCGAGGCCTGATCGTGTTTTTGTCTCCTGCGAAGATTTGCTGCAGCAGGTTCAGAATTCTTCCCTGCATTTTGACTCTCTTGCTTCTTCCCAGGACCAGGGAGCTCTTCGTTTTTCTTGTGATCCTCCCCGTTCCTTTTTCGGGAACATCAATTATCTGAAGGAAGAGCTTTCAACCCTTACCGGCTCTGGTCATCGGGTGATCGTGGTGGCTGACACCGAGGCGCAGCAAAAACGGATCGAGTTTCTCCTGCGGGACTATTCAGTTGATGTGGTGCTGGGGCACATCACCGGCGGCTTTGCTCTCCCTGCACAACGTCTGGTGGTCATCCAGGAGAACGAGATCTTCGGGCGACGGCGAAGAGCCCCGGCGAGCTTGCGCAAGGCCGAGAGCTCTCCCATCGATACCTTTGTGGAGCTTGATGAGGGTGATTACGTGGTTCATGTGAACTACGGAATCGGCCGGTTCTGCGGAATCAAGCGAATGACTGCGGCGGGTAATGAACGGGACTACATACAACTGGAATATGCCGACGAAGAATCGGTCTTTACTCCAATTGAGCAGGTTAACCTGATTCAGCGTTATATTGGATCGGGCGGAACACCTCCCCGGCTCGACAAGATCGGCGGAAAAAGCTGGGAAAAACGAAAGGGAGCTGTCCGGAAGAACGTCGAGGATCTGGCCGATCGGCTGATCGCTCTGTACTCGCGGCGGAAAAGGGTCCAGGGCTACGGATTCCCTCCCGATACGGAATGGCAAATGGAGTTTGAATCGTCTTTTCCGTATGAAGAGACTGAGGACCAGCTCCGGTGCCTCTTCGAGATCAAACAGGATATGGAGCGCCCCCAGCCCATGGATCGACTTGTTTGTGGCGACGTGGGCTACGGAAAAACCGAGCTTGCCCTGCGGGCTGCTTTCAAGGCTGTGGCTAGTGGAAAACAGGTGGCATTTCTTGCTCCCACTACAATTCTGGCGGAACAGCATTACGAGAACATGCTTGAGCGGTTCGAACGATTTCCCGTCAAGCTGGCCATGCTCTCCCGGTTTGTCAAAAACAAGGAGAAAAAAGAGGTGCTCCAGGGGATTGCCTCGGGTGCAATCGATGCGGTAATCGGTACCCACAGTATCCTCCAGAAATCGGTGGAGTTTCATAATCTGGGACTCATTATTGTTGACGAAGAGCAGCGCTTTGGGGTGAAGGATAAGGAGCGACTGAAGGAGCTCAAGCACAGTGTGGACTGTCTCACCCTGACAGCCACACCCATTCCGAGGACACTCCACATGTCTCTCCTGAAAATCCGCGATATGTCCCTTCTGAGAACCCCTCCTCATAACAGGCAGGCCGTAGAGACGGTGATCTCCGAGTTCAACGATGAGACGATCGCCAGGGCGATTCGGGCTGAGGTTGAGCGGGGAGGGCAGGTCTTCTTTCTTCACAACCGTGTGGAGACCCTGGAGAACGTTCGGCACTTTCTTGAGCAGCTGGTTCCCGAGGTTATTGTGGACTCTGCTCACGGACAGATGGGGGGGCGACAGCTGGAAGATATTATGCACCGCTTTATAAGCGGTGCGTTCCACGTCCTGGTGGCCACCACGATCATCGAAAACGGAATCGACATCCCTAACGTCAATACCATCATCATAGACCGGGCCGACATGTACGGTATATCCCAGCTCTATCAGCTGCGGGGCCGCGTGGGGAGAAGCGATCGAACGTCCTTTGCCTATCTTTTTTATCCGGACCAGCGAGCCCTCTCGGAGCTGGCCATGAAGCGTCTGGAAATTATCAATGATTTCACCGAGTTGGGGAGCGGCTTCAAGATCGCCATGAAGGATCTGGAAGTGCGGGGCGCAGGCAATCTTTTAGGAAGTCAGCAAAGCGGTGATATTGGGTCCATCGGTTTTGATCTCTATTTGAAGCTCCTGGATGACGCCATTAAGAGCGCCGAGAAGAGCACCGCTTCGGAAGATGATCAGGGAGAAGAGGTCTATCTGGAACTGGAATATACTGGTTTCATTCCCGATCAGTATATCGAGGAGCCGATGGAAAAGATGGAGGTTTATAAAAAAATAGCTGCCGTGACCACTGACGTTCAGTTTGAAGAGCTGATTGGTGAAATTGAAGACCGGTTCGGCCCGATGCCCGAAGAGGTCCAGAGTTTGCTTGGTCTGGCAGAGATACGGATTCTTGCCCGCCGCCTCCATGTGGCGTCCCTGAGGGAGCGTCAGGGACGTCTAGCGGTGGAGTTTGGCAAGGTAGCATCGGTCTCGGTAGACCGCGTGCTCTCGTTGATCAAAAACTCCGGGGGATCCGTTTCCCTGGATCCGCAACGACCCAACGTAATTATTATGGAAACGGGGCGGGTAGGGTTGAAAGAGAAGTCAGAGTTTATCCGTGGTCGCCTGGCCCAGTTGCTCTAGGGGCTGGAGGTGTTTTGCTGGCCCTGAACTGACCGAATCATCATCCGGTTTAGTGTCTCGTGAACAGCCGGAACGATGATTTCCGCAGATGCCGCATAACCACATGGAATATAAGGAGAGAAGAGTCCGATGAATAATATTCGCAGCTACGTTCTGCGGGCAGCACGAATGAGTGATCACCAGAAAGAGGCCTACGAAGGGCTGAGAGACCGTTTTTGCATACCAGTACCTTCCTTCGATGACCTTCCTCAAGATGAGAATCTCCTGCAAAAGATTTCCTGGGAGGGGGTCTTTCCCCACCGGCGCGACGATCCAAAGCGGCCGGTGATCGTCGACATCGGCTTTGGCATGGGAGATTCTCTGGCGGATCTTGCCGAGAGCCAGAGCGACAGGGATTTTTTGGGAGTTGAAGTTCACAAGCCGGGGGTAGGAAAGCTTCTTGGCGAGATCGAAGAGCGACAACTTCATAATCTGCGGATCGCCCGGTGCGACGCGGTGCCTCTCTGCAAGCGCTTGATTCCTGCTGAAAGTGTTGACGGCGTTCACCTGTTTTTTCCCGATCCCTGGCACAAAAAACGGCACCAGAAGCGCAGAATAGTTCGGGAGGGGTTCCCTGAACTTGTGGCAACGGTGCTGCGACCTGGGGGGTATCTCTACATGGTAACGGACTGGGAGGATTACGCCAGGCAGATGCTTGAGGTTATGGGGGTGTCCCGACACTTCAGGAACAGCTTCGATGGATTTGCCCCGCCGCAATCGTGGAGACCGGAAACGGCTTTTGAACGGAAAGGGTTACGGAAGGGGCACGAGATATTTGAACTCCATTATACTCGCTGTGAGTAAAAAAAGCGCTGCGGAGAGAGCCTCTTCGCAGCGCTTTTGGGGATGCCAGGGGAGGAGATGTGCCTACTCCTCCCGATCCTCGTGGTGTGAGTTGGCGATGATCTCATCGGCAATTTTGCCGCTTACCGGATCATAGTGATCCAGCTCCATCTCGAAACTTCCTGTTCCTGCCGTCATCGACCGCAGATCAATGGCGTAGCGCAAGAGTTCGGATTGGGGCACCAGAGCGTCGATCTCGATGATCCCCCCTCCCAGTTGATCCTGGCCCAAAACACGGCCGCGTTTTGAACTCATATCGGAGAGGACATCTCCCAGATACTGTTCCTCAATGAACACGGCGAGCTTCATCACCGGTTCCAGCAAGACGGGGCCGCACTTCTTCATGGCTTCCCTCAGGCCTCCCCGGGCGGCAATCTTGAAGGCCATCTCGGAGGAGTCCACGGGGTGCTCCTTTCCGTCGAAGAGAACGATCCCCACATCTTTTACGGGATAGCCCGCAAGAACACCGTGTTCCATCGCCTCGTGGAGGCCTTTCTCGATGCCCGGGACATAGCCCTTTGATACGGACCCACCCTTGATCTCATTGGCGAAGTGATACTCCTCGCCTCGTTCGAGGGGCCGAACGCGGAGATGGACCTCGCCAAATTGCCCGTGACCACCGGACTGCTTCTTGTGGCGGTAACTCACCTCTGTTGACTTGGTAATCGTCTCCCGGTAGGCCACGCGGGGCGGACGGGTCTCGAGCTCGATTTTCTGGCTCTTTTTTATGCGATCCAGAATTGTATTGATATGAAGCTCTCCCATGCCGGCAATTACTGTCTCATGGGTCTCGGGATTAAAGGTTACGGTGAAGGTTTTGTCTTCCTCGGTTGTACGCACCAGGTGTTCGTTCAGTTTGTCCTCGTCCTTTTTGCTGCTTGCTGAGATGGCCAGAGCGTATACGGGCTGAGGGAGCGCAAGGGGTCGGAAGTGGATGAACACCTCGGGAGCGTGGAAGGTGTCGTTGGTATGGGCATCGGTGATTTTTGTCAGGACCCCCAGGTCACCGGCACAGAGTTCTGTGGTCTCAACGAGCTTCTTCCCCTCTGCGCAGTGAATTTTCCCGGCCTTCATCTTTTTTCCGTC
This genomic interval carries:
- the mfd gene encoding transcription-repair coupling factor, which gives rise to MLELSRAVKNGPLPLSVRGAKTTFASYLVSRIFGDMEGPLLVVVPNESEIAPLRGDLELFGLDPISLPSWGTSAYAEPSSRSSSWGERMRAMVELNRGKRRIVIAPLRAMTMRTARPKSLLRHIITLETGAPFDPVKISQQLIQMGYWRVPKVSVHGEFALRGEVLDIFLPGWESPCRVVFDFDEISGIRLFDAVTQASREKIPSLQLYPLRETAWTQEERRDLFQEALQWPEMRAVKDQLPDLAERELSPPYWTAAFAQELQQSATILDFLHADGRVIWIDPQRILALGENFRKEFETIFAEEHFRRPLPRPDRVFVSCEDLLQQVQNSSLHFDSLASSQDQGALRFSCDPPRSFFGNINYLKEELSTLTGSGHRVIVVADTEAQQKRIEFLLRDYSVDVVLGHITGGFALPAQRLVVIQENEIFGRRRRAPASLRKAESSPIDTFVELDEGDYVVHVNYGIGRFCGIKRMTAAGNERDYIQLEYADEESVFTPIEQVNLIQRYIGSGGTPPRLDKIGGKSWEKRKGAVRKNVEDLADRLIALYSRRKRVQGYGFPPDTEWQMEFESSFPYEETEDQLRCLFEIKQDMERPQPMDRLVCGDVGYGKTELALRAAFKAVASGKQVAFLAPTTILAEQHYENMLERFERFPVKLAMLSRFVKNKEKKEVLQGIASGAIDAVIGTHSILQKSVEFHNLGLIIVDEEQRFGVKDKERLKELKHSVDCLTLTATPIPRTLHMSLLKIRDMSLLRTPPHNRQAVETVISEFNDETIARAIRAEVERGGQVFFLHNRVETLENVRHFLEQLVPEVIVDSAHGQMGGRQLEDIMHRFISGAFHVLVATTIIENGIDIPNVNTIIIDRADMYGISQLYQLRGRVGRSDRTSFAYLFYPDQRALSELAMKRLEIINDFTELGSGFKIAMKDLEVRGAGNLLGSQQSGDIGSIGFDLYLKLLDDAIKSAEKSTASEDDQGEEVYLELEYTGFIPDQYIEEPMEKMEVYKKIAAVTTDVQFEELIGEIEDRFGPMPEEVQSLLGLAEIRILARRLHVASLRERQGRLAVEFGKVASVSVDRVLSLIKNSGGSVSLDPQRPNVIIMETGRVGLKEKSEFIRGRLAQLL
- the trmB gene encoding tRNA (guanosine(46)-N7)-methyltransferase TrmB gives rise to the protein MNNIRSYVLRAARMSDHQKEAYEGLRDRFCIPVPSFDDLPQDENLLQKISWEGVFPHRRDDPKRPVIVDIGFGMGDSLADLAESQSDRDFLGVEVHKPGVGKLLGEIEERQLHNLRIARCDAVPLCKRLIPAESVDGVHLFFPDPWHKKRHQKRRIVREGFPELVATVLRPGGYLYMVTDWEDYARQMLEVMGVSRHFRNSFDGFAPPQSWRPETAFERKGLRKGHEIFELHYTRCE
- the fusA gene encoding elongation factor G; the encoded protein is MAYTTDRIRNIAVAGHGSTGKTSFVEQLLFAGKAIDAPASVESGKTVSDYTPEEIENGMSLHTSLSYIDWQECKVNILDTPGASDFVGEVVTAFRAAESAVMIVGARAGVQIETLKLWRRLDNRNKPRMVFINKMDEDRADYEKVLADLQEKFDITLVPIAVPLGAADTFSGVVDLVNQEAWFPGGAANPEKPGEIPQEAAETIGQYRAQLIEAAAEGDDELTMKYLEEENLTEEEIRRGISEGLRANKVVPVFCGSALQNSGIKIFLDFLSWAAPSPAGVTEIAVDKEGNESAYTISPDEAFAAMNFKTTLDQFSGKLSFVKVMGGSLTPGAEFVIDRDGKKMKAGKIHCAEGKKLVETTELCAGDLGVLTKITDAHTNDTFHAPEVFIHFRPLALPQPVYALAISASSKKDEDKLNEHLVRTTEEDKTFTVTFNPETHETVIAGMGELHINTILDRIKKSQKIELETRPPRVAYRETITKSTEVSYRHKKQSGGHGQFGEVHLRVRPLERGEEYHFANEIKGGSVSKGYVPGIEKGLHEAMEHGVLAGYPVKDVGIVLFDGKEHPVDSSEMAFKIAARGGLREAMKKCGPVLLEPVMKLAVFIEEQYLGDVLSDMSSKRGRVLGQDQLGGGIIEIDALVPQSELLRYAIDLRSMTAGTGSFEMELDHYDPVSGKIADEIIANSHHEDREE